A window of the Haloarcula rubripromontorii genome harbors these coding sequences:
- a CDS encoding CopD family protein, producing the protein MAALPIRTLHVLAMAALVGGTTGLWYSYRSGTIATLAPARQFEWLFWGGVGVLVVTGVGNLGALGPPGPGTDWGRTLLVKLAVVVVLVGGSVVRTLLLARIGDRVNTLDDLPPALRRTLSQAYGATAAVLLGIVVLAEVLAHG; encoded by the coding sequence ATGGCAGCCCTCCCGATTCGGACCCTCCACGTCCTCGCGATGGCGGCCCTCGTCGGCGGCACGACCGGTCTCTGGTACAGCTATCGGAGCGGCACTATCGCCACGCTCGCGCCCGCGCGGCAGTTCGAGTGGCTGTTCTGGGGCGGCGTTGGCGTGCTCGTAGTCACCGGCGTCGGGAACCTCGGTGCGCTCGGACCGCCGGGTCCCGGAACCGACTGGGGACGGACCTTGCTGGTGAAACTCGCCGTCGTCGTCGTCCTTGTCGGGGGCTCGGTCGTCCGCACGCTACTCCTCGCTCGGATCGGTGACCGCGTGAATACGCTCGACGACCTGCCCCCAGCCCTCCGGCGAACGCTCTCGCAGGCGTACGGCGCGACGGCGGCCGTCCTCCTCGGCATCGTCGTCCTCGCGGAGGTTCTCGCGCATGGCTGA